One Methylosarcina fibrata AML-C10 DNA segment encodes these proteins:
- the traA gene encoding TraA family conjugative transfer protein, with translation MKQLKALFANKAVVASAVAAAALLSTDAMAGTGGTEFDDIYTLLVGWTQGTLGKIIALGMFMVGLSAGIINQSIVAVVVGIGGALALYYGPTVISGVVSALV, from the coding sequence ATGAAACAATTGAAAGCCCTTTTTGCTAACAAAGCTGTTGTTGCTTCTGCCGTGGCTGCTGCCGCTCTCTTGTCTACCGACGCGATGGCTGGTACTGGCGGTACCGAATTCGACGACATCTACACTCTGTTAGTAGGTTGGACTCAAGGTACTTTGGGCAAAATCATTGCTCTGGGTATGTTCATGGTGGGTTTGTCTGCCGGTATCATCAACCAATCTATCGTTGCTGTTGTTGTTGGCATCGGTGGAGCGCTGGCTCTGTACTACGGCCCAACCGTCATCAGCGGTGTTGTTTCCGCTTTGGTGTAA